One Deinococcus aerolatus genomic window carries:
- a CDS encoding single-stranded-DNA-specific exonuclease RecJ, with product MKGIPSPAIPAAQWLLAPPASREELLAVMRQWRVSPPLAQVLHGRGLTPALLDPPLALTPNPALREAARHIVGAVQSKKRIRIHGDYDADGVSATAVLVLGLRALGANVHGFIPHRLNEGYGVHPDKVTEHAENCDLLVTVDCGVSNVDEVAALLALGTEVIVTDHHSPGPRFPAALVVHPRLTDGYDAALHNLTGAGVAYHLLWAIHAELGLTEPRALSALATLGTVADVAPLIGENRALVRAGLEALETTELPGLRALLDSGRVRRPTARDVAFVLAPRINAAGRLGEADIALELLTTASPHEAGRLAEYLEIRNGERRKLQDEMFAQALQVADPGDPALVVTHPDWHAGVMGIVASKLVETYHKPVFIVAQGKGSVRSTPGISAVEGLRYSEDLLKRYGGHPGAAGFSLDEAQFGAFRERIHAYVRQFPVPVPRVRLDAALPTLGATHELVDGASAFEPFGEGHAPPLWHVRDELTETRLVGKRGDSLQFRVGALRGIKYGEHGATPGERDLATGLVLSEWRGQTRLEYHAQALRPPAGVALDVTIQAGLDLPRLNPKDAMQRLGAGASAHATPAVAAYLRDNVPGVQLLEAGEDWSGGELILYALPAEDDLRRWLRAGGAASGNRVAFALGPKTLSELEGALTRHHLSAPPANPLADATADEAHMTRAADAYRRWQWAHHWRTLDDAGWAASVYAMLGLDVPSGQPAELALGD from the coding sequence ATGAAGGGGATCCCCTCCCCCGCCATTCCCGCCGCCCAGTGGCTGCTGGCCCCACCCGCCAGCCGCGAGGAACTGCTGGCGGTGATGCGTCAGTGGCGGGTGTCGCCGCCGCTGGCGCAGGTGCTGCACGGGCGCGGCCTGACTCCGGCGCTGCTGGACCCGCCCCTGGCCCTGACACCCAACCCGGCGCTGCGCGAGGCGGCCCGGCACATCGTGGGGGCGGTCCAGAGCAAGAAGCGCATCCGTATCCATGGCGACTACGACGCCGATGGCGTCAGCGCCACCGCCGTGCTGGTGCTGGGGCTGCGGGCGCTGGGCGCGAATGTCCACGGTTTTATTCCCCACCGCCTGAACGAAGGCTACGGCGTCCACCCCGACAAGGTGACCGAGCATGCCGAGAACTGCGACCTGCTGGTCACGGTGGACTGCGGCGTCAGCAATGTGGACGAGGTGGCCGCGCTGCTGGCGCTGGGCACCGAGGTCATCGTCACCGACCACCACTCGCCGGGACCCCGCTTCCCGGCGGCGCTGGTGGTGCATCCCCGCCTGACCGACGGGTACGACGCGGCCCTGCACAACCTGACCGGCGCGGGCGTGGCCTACCACCTGCTGTGGGCCATCCACGCCGAGCTGGGGCTGACTGAGCCCAGAGCGCTGAGCGCGCTGGCGACACTGGGCACCGTGGCCGACGTGGCGCCGCTGATCGGCGAGAACCGCGCCCTGGTGCGCGCCGGACTGGAGGCGCTGGAGACCACCGAACTGCCGGGCCTGCGCGCCCTGCTGGATTCCGGGCGAGTGCGGCGGCCCACGGCGCGCGACGTGGCCTTTGTGCTGGCCCCGCGCATCAATGCTGCCGGGCGGCTGGGCGAGGCCGACATCGCGCTGGAGCTGCTGACCACCGCCAGCCCCCACGAGGCCGGACGCCTGGCCGAGTACCTGGAAATCCGCAACGGTGAGCGCCGCAAACTGCAGGACGAGATGTTCGCGCAGGCGCTGCAGGTCGCGGACCCCGGCGATCCCGCGCTGGTGGTCACCCACCCCGACTGGCATGCGGGCGTGATGGGCATTGTGGCCAGCAAACTGGTGGAGACGTACCACAAGCCGGTGTTTATCGTGGCCCAGGGCAAGGGCTCGGTGCGCAGCACGCCGGGCATCAGTGCGGTAGAGGGGTTGCGGTACAGCGAGGACCTGCTGAAGCGGTACGGCGGGCACCCCGGAGCGGCGGGGTTCTCGCTAGACGAGGCGCAGTTCGGCGCCTTCCGCGAGCGCATCCACGCCTACGTGCGGCAGTTCCCCGTTCCTGTCCCGCGCGTGCGGCTGGACGCGGCGCTGCCCACGCTGGGGGCCACCCACGAACTGGTGGACGGCGCCAGTGCCTTCGAGCCGTTCGGCGAGGGACACGCGCCTCCGCTGTGGCATGTGCGCGACGAGTTGACCGAGACCCGGCTGGTGGGAAAACGCGGCGACAGCCTGCAGTTCCGCGTCGGGGCGCTGCGCGGCATCAAGTACGGCGAGCACGGCGCCACGCCCGGCGAACGTGACCTGGCCACCGGACTGGTGCTAAGCGAGTGGCGCGGGCAGACCCGGCTGGAATACCACGCCCAGGCGTTACGCCCGCCTGCCGGGGTGGCGCTGGATGTGACCATCCAGGCGGGGCTGGACCTCCCCCGGCTGAACCCCAAAGACGCCATGCAGCGTCTGGGCGCCGGAGCCAGCGCCCACGCCACCCCGGCGGTGGCCGCGTACCTGCGTGACAACGTGCCGGGCGTGCAGCTGCTGGAGGCGGGCGAGGACTGGTCCGGCGGCGAGCTGATCCTGTACGCCCTGCCGGCCGAGGACGATCTGCGCCGCTGGCTGAGGGCGGGCGGCGCGGCCAGTGGAAACCGGGTGGCATTCGCGCTGGGGCCGAAGACCCTGTCTGAGCTGGAGGGCGCGCTGACCCGCCACCACCTCAGCGCGCCGCCCGCCAACCCGCTGGCCGACGCCACCGCCGACGAGGCGCACATGACCCGCGCCGCCGACGCCTACCGCCGCTGGCAGTGGGCGCACCACTGGCGCACGCTGGACGACGCGGGCTGGGCAGCTTCCGTGTACGCCATGCTGGGCCTGGACGTGCCGAGTGGGCAGCCGGCAGAGCTGGCGCTGGGCGACTGA
- a CDS encoding S66 family peptidase: MTPRFVRPAPLLPGSRVAALSLSGGFVTEVMGRYRAGVRQVADEFGWEVVNAPNALRGAEYLDAHPQARADDLHWSLENSAIDGLLSIIGGDDSVRLLPFLDLELIRAHPKPFLGFSDSTVTLLAFLRAGVMAYHGPALLTDLAENGGLHPFTVQGLRRVLVDPTRSFDLAPAPEWTEHSTEWADETLQEVRRPFTPGNGWQWLQGDAPAQGHLMGGCLEVLDMLNGTPGWPAPELWDGAVLALETSEDVPAPRQVGYWLRNYAAQGILIRAAGVMLARPRGYTPELVQDLYGWVRRVLREAGREDLPVVANVDFGHTSPQLTLPFGAEVQLDPAAGRVTLLP; encoded by the coding sequence ATGACGCCCCGGTTTGTCCGCCCCGCTCCCCTCCTGCCCGGTTCGCGGGTGGCTGCCCTGAGCCTGTCGGGCGGCTTCGTCACCGAGGTGATGGGCCGCTACCGCGCCGGGGTGCGGCAGGTGGCCGACGAGTTTGGCTGGGAAGTGGTGAATGCCCCCAACGCTCTGCGCGGCGCGGAATATCTGGACGCCCACCCGCAGGCCCGTGCCGACGATCTGCACTGGTCGCTGGAGAATTCGGCCATAGACGGCCTGCTCAGCATCATTGGAGGCGACGACAGCGTGCGGCTGCTGCCTTTCCTCGATCTGGAGCTGATCCGCGCCCATCCCAAACCGTTCCTGGGCTTCAGTGACAGCACGGTCACGCTGCTGGCCTTCTTGCGGGCCGGGGTGATGGCCTACCACGGCCCCGCGCTGCTGACCGATCTGGCCGAGAACGGCGGGCTGCACCCCTTCACGGTGCAGGGCCTTCGCCGCGTGCTGGTGGACCCGACGCGGTCCTTTGACCTCGCGCCTGCCCCCGAATGGACCGAGCATTCCACCGAATGGGCCGACGAAACCTTGCAGGAGGTGCGTCGTCCTTTCACGCCTGGCAACGGCTGGCAGTGGTTGCAGGGGGACGCTCCGGCGCAGGGTCACCTGATGGGCGGCTGCCTGGAGGTGTTGGACATGCTGAACGGCACGCCCGGCTGGCCCGCGCCGGAGCTGTGGGACGGGGCAGTGCTGGCGCTGGAAACCAGCGAGGACGTGCCCGCGCCGCGTCAGGTGGGCTACTGGTTGCGCAATTACGCTGCGCAGGGCATCCTGATCCGCGCCGCCGGAGTGATGCTGGCCCGCCCACGGGGTTACACGCCGGAGCTGGTGCAGGACCTGTACGGCTGGGTCCGCCGCGTCCTGCGCGAGGCGGGACGTGAAGACCTGCCGGTGGTGGCCAACGTGGATTTCGGCCACACCAGTCCGCAACTGACACTGCCTTTCGGTGCGGAGGTGCAGCTGGACCCGGCGGCGGGGCGCGTCACTCTCTTGCCCTGA
- a CDS encoding acyl-CoA dehydrogenase family protein: MDFNLPDDLREVQATIRDFMLGRVEPRAHEIEDSNSVPPELFKEAAGLGLFGLSIPEEYGGVGLGMLGRCAAYEALGQGHMGFGGVISAHASIGTSGLVKLGTEEQKQRFLPRMASGECVAGFAITEPSSGSDAANIRTRAVKKDDVYVLNGTKHYISNAPIAGLLTVIAITDPAKGTRGMSAFLVEPQTTPGVRVGKIDEKMGQKGALSAEVIFEDAEVPAANLLGPEHMGYREALGILTAGRVGIAARSTGAMQRLLDLSVAHAKAREQFGQPIAEFQAVQFMLAEMEIAIQTSRVLWQKVAWMVDEGQDVRRMASVAKYHATEALSQVADKAVQVAGGMGYMKDSPVERYYRDQRLLRIYEGTSEIQKIIIARDLLA, encoded by the coding sequence ATGGATTTTAATCTGCCCGATGACCTGCGCGAGGTGCAGGCAACCATCCGTGACTTCATGCTGGGCCGTGTGGAGCCGCGTGCCCACGAGATTGAGGACAGCAACAGCGTGCCGCCGGAGCTGTTCAAGGAAGCGGCGGGGCTGGGCCTGTTCGGCCTGAGCATCCCCGAGGAGTACGGCGGCGTGGGCCTAGGCATGCTGGGCCGCTGCGCCGCGTACGAGGCGCTGGGGCAGGGGCACATGGGCTTCGGCGGCGTCATCAGCGCGCACGCCTCAATCGGCACGTCGGGCCTGGTCAAGCTGGGCACCGAGGAGCAGAAGCAGCGTTTCCTGCCGCGCATGGCGTCCGGCGAGTGCGTGGCGGGCTTTGCCATCACCGAACCCAGCAGCGGCTCGGACGCCGCGAACATCCGCACCCGCGCCGTGAAAAAAGACGATGTGTACGTGCTGAACGGCACCAAGCACTACATCTCCAACGCGCCGATTGCCGGGCTGCTGACCGTGATCGCCATCACCGATCCGGCCAAGGGCACCCGCGGCATGAGCGCGTTTCTGGTGGAGCCGCAGACCACCCCTGGCGTGCGGGTGGGCAAGATCGATGAGAAAATGGGCCAGAAGGGGGCGCTGTCGGCCGAAGTCATCTTCGAGGACGCCGAGGTTCCGGCGGCCAACCTGCTGGGGCCCGAACACATGGGTTACCGCGAGGCGCTGGGCATCCTGACGGCCGGGCGGGTGGGCATCGCCGCGCGCAGCACCGGGGCCATGCAGCGCCTGCTGGACCTGAGCGTGGCGCACGCCAAGGCCCGCGAGCAGTTCGGGCAGCCCATCGCCGAGTTCCAGGCGGTGCAGTTCATGCTGGCCGAGATGGAAATCGCCATCCAGACCAGCCGGGTACTGTGGCAGAAGGTGGCCTGGATGGTTGACGAGGGCCAGGACGTGCGCCGCATGGCCTCGGTGGCGAAGTACCACGCCACCGAGGCGCTCTCACAGGTGGCCGACAAGGCCGTGCAGGTGGCCGGGGGCATGGGCTACATGAAAGACAGCCCGGTGGAGCGCTACTACCGCGATCAGCGTCTGCTGCGCATCTACGAGGGCACCAGCGAGATCCAGAAGATCATCATTGCCAGGGATCTGCTGGCGTAG
- the rpoB gene encoding DNA-directed RNA polymerase subunit beta has translation MSFIGKESRIERFGEISEVIPLPNLTEIQVNSFRAFLQADRAPDKRDNVGLQSAFKEVFPIDETEKGRSTGLVLDYLEYRLGDPPYTPEECREKDLTYQAPMYAKLQLIHKDSGLIKEDQVFLGDLPLMTEDGSFVINGADRVVISQIHRSPGVYFTSSYKGIKKLYTGAIIPMPKRGPWIELEFAGGILEMKVNKRKFPVAMLLRVLGYDDASLKTLFSEFDPGTELPEDKSAGMGADEALLRLFTVLRPGDPPKRDKATQYLYGLLADPRRYDLGKPGRFKMNRKLGLDREEYTLLTFADGKFSDAGLVDTIRYLMALHHGHETVSMMGPDGKMHDVPVGEDDIDHLGNRRVRTVGELLADQLRVGMGRMARGVRERMLLGNPDAATPTKLVNNRPIVAAMREFFGRSQLSQFKDQTNPLSDLRHKRRISALGPGGLTRERAGFDVRDVHRTHYGRICPIETPEGANIGLISSLASYAKVNPLGFIEAPYRRVKDGNVSETVEYMTADIEDRYTVAQANSPLNADNTFADERVLARRKGDPLWYTPEEVDYMDVSPKQIVSINTSLIPFLEHDDANRALMGSNMQSQAVPLVRADSPAVGTGVESRVVTDSGTSVVSDVTGRVTYVDARAIQITLAEDSAAAGMVTGNVRTFELVRFTRSNQGTNLDQHPIVSLGDEVKAGQVIADGPASDRGRLALGQNITIAIMPFDGYNFEDAICINEGLIRKDFYTSVHIEKDEVDARDTKLGPEKITRDIPGLSEAALRDLDEDGIVRVGAEVKPGDILVGKTSFKGESEPTPEERLLRSIFGEKAREVKDTSLRVQSGQGGIVVKTVRFRRGDEGVDLKPGVREMVRVYVAQKRQLQVGDKVANRHGNKGVVSKIMAPEDMPYLEDGTPVDLVFNPLGVPSRMNLGQILETHLGEVARLTGQKFETPVFDSVTEATIKEMLEVAAAERLQGRKDDGFELDKREQDVLDRAGKLGVINKASDDYEAAQMQLARTGKSILFDGRSGEPISGPVVVGTMYVMKLYHMVEDKLHARSTGPYSLITQQPLGGKAQFGGQRFGEMEVWALEAYGAAHTLQEMLTIKSDDIDGRDAAYQSIVKGEEVSGSTIPESFKVLVKELHSLGLDVEVLDAGDRPVDIFEGMMPKR, from the coding sequence ATGAGTTTTATCGGTAAAGAGTCCCGTATCGAGCGGTTCGGCGAGATCAGCGAGGTCATCCCGCTTCCCAACCTGACCGAAATCCAGGTCAACTCCTTCCGCGCCTTTCTCCAGGCAGACCGTGCGCCGGACAAGCGCGACAACGTGGGCCTGCAGAGCGCGTTCAAGGAAGTCTTCCCAATCGACGAGACCGAGAAAGGTCGCTCAACCGGCCTGGTCCTGGACTACCTGGAATACCGCCTGGGCGACCCGCCCTACACCCCTGAAGAGTGCCGCGAGAAGGACCTGACCTACCAGGCCCCGATGTACGCCAAGCTGCAGCTGATCCACAAGGACAGCGGCCTGATCAAGGAAGACCAGGTGTTCCTGGGCGACCTGCCGCTGATGACCGAGGACGGCTCGTTCGTGATCAACGGCGCGGACCGCGTGGTGATCTCGCAGATCCACCGCAGCCCCGGCGTGTACTTCACGTCCAGCTACAAGGGCATCAAGAAGCTGTACACCGGCGCAATCATCCCGATGCCCAAGCGCGGTCCCTGGATCGAGCTGGAATTCGCGGGCGGCATTCTGGAAATGAAGGTCAACAAGCGCAAGTTCCCGGTGGCGATGCTGCTGCGTGTGCTGGGCTACGACGACGCCAGCCTCAAGACGCTGTTCAGCGAGTTTGACCCGGGCACTGAACTGCCCGAGGACAAGAGCGCGGGCATGGGCGCCGACGAGGCGCTGCTGCGTCTGTTCACGGTGCTGCGCCCCGGCGACCCGCCCAAGCGTGACAAGGCCACCCAGTACCTGTACGGCCTGCTGGCCGACCCGCGCCGCTACGACCTGGGCAAGCCGGGCCGCTTCAAGATGAACCGCAAGCTGGGCCTGGACCGCGAGGAATACACCCTGCTGACCTTCGCCGACGGCAAGTTCAGCGACGCCGGGCTGGTGGACACCATTCGCTACCTGATGGCGCTGCACCACGGCCACGAAACCGTGTCCATGATGGGGCCCGACGGCAAGATGCACGACGTGCCGGTGGGCGAGGACGACATCGACCACCTGGGCAACCGCCGCGTGCGGACGGTGGGCGAGCTGCTGGCCGACCAGCTGCGCGTGGGCATGGGCCGCATGGCGCGTGGCGTGCGCGAGCGCATGCTGCTGGGCAACCCCGACGCCGCCACCCCCACCAAGCTGGTCAATAACCGCCCCATCGTGGCGGCCATGCGCGAGTTCTTCGGGCGCAGCCAGCTGAGCCAGTTCAAGGACCAGACCAACCCGCTCTCGGATTTGCGCCACAAGCGCCGTATCTCCGCACTGGGGCCAGGCGGGTTGACCCGCGAGCGCGCCGGCTTCGACGTGCGTGACGTGCACCGCACGCACTACGGCCGCATCTGTCCGATCGAGACGCCGGAAGGCGCCAACATCGGCCTGATCTCGTCCCTGGCCTCGTACGCCAAGGTCAACCCGCTGGGCTTTATCGAGGCGCCGTACCGCCGCGTCAAGGACGGCAACGTCAGCGAGACGGTGGAGTACATGACCGCCGACATCGAGGACAGGTACACCGTGGCGCAGGCCAACAGCCCGCTGAACGCCGACAACACCTTTGCCGACGAGCGCGTGCTGGCCCGCCGTAAGGGTGACCCGCTGTGGTACACCCCCGAAGAAGTCGACTACATGGACGTCTCGCCCAAGCAGATCGTCTCGATCAACACCAGTCTGATTCCCTTCCTGGAGCACGACGATGCCAACCGCGCGCTGATGGGATCCAACATGCAGTCGCAGGCCGTGCCGCTGGTCCGCGCCGATAGCCCCGCCGTGGGCACCGGCGTGGAAAGCCGTGTGGTGACCGATTCCGGCACCAGCGTCGTCAGCGACGTGACCGGCCGCGTGACCTACGTGGACGCCCGCGCCATCCAGATCACGCTGGCCGAGGACTCCGCCGCTGCCGGCATGGTCACGGGCAACGTCCGCACCTTCGAACTGGTGCGCTTCACCCGCAGCAACCAGGGCACCAACCTGGACCAGCACCCGATTGTCAGCCTGGGCGACGAGGTCAAGGCCGGACAGGTTATCGCCGACGGCCCGGCCAGTGACCGGGGCCGCCTGGCGCTGGGGCAGAACATCACCATCGCGATCATGCCCTTCGACGGCTACAACTTCGAGGATGCCATCTGCATCAACGAGGGCCTGATTCGCAAGGACTTCTACACCTCCGTCCACATCGAGAAAGACGAGGTCGACGCCCGCGACACCAAGCTGGGGCCGGAAAAGATCACCCGCGACATTCCCGGTCTTTCCGAGGCTGCCCTGCGCGACCTCGACGAGGACGGCATCGTGCGCGTCGGCGCAGAAGTCAAGCCCGGCGACATCCTGGTGGGCAAGACCAGCTTCAAGGGCGAGTCCGAGCCCACCCCGGAAGAGCGTCTGCTGCGCTCGATCTTCGGGGAGAAGGCCCGTGAGGTGAAGGACACCTCGCTGCGCGTGCAGTCCGGTCAGGGCGGCATCGTGGTGAAGACCGTGCGCTTCCGCCGCGGCGACGAGGGCGTGGACCTCAAGCCTGGCGTGCGCGAGATGGTCCGCGTGTACGTGGCCCAGAAGCGTCAGCTGCAGGTGGGTGACAAGGTGGCCAACCGCCACGGGAACAAGGGCGTCGTGTCCAAGATCATGGCCCCCGAGGACATGCCCTACCTGGAAGACGGCACCCCCGTCGATCTGGTGTTCAACCCGCTGGGCGTGCCCTCGCGCATGAACCTGGGCCAGATTCTGGAAACCCACCTGGGTGAAGTCGCGCGTCTGACTGGCCAGAAGTTCGAGACCCCGGTGTTCGACTCGGTCACGGAAGCCACCATCAAGGAAATGCTGGAGGTCGCGGCGGCTGAACGCCTGCAGGGCCGCAAGGACGACGGCTTCGAGCTGGACAAGCGCGAGCAGGACGTGCTGGACCGCGCCGGCAAGCTGGGCGTGATCAACAAGGCCAGTGACGACTACGAGGCCGCGCAGATGCAGCTGGCCCGCACCGGCAAGAGCATCCTGTTCGACGGCCGCAGCGGCGAGCCGATCAGCGGCCCCGTGGTGGTGGGCACCATGTACGTCATGAAGCTGTACCACATGGTGGAAGACAAGCTGCACGCCCGCTCCACCGGCCCCTACAGCCTGATCACCCAGCAGCCGCTGGGCGGCAAGGCGCAGTTCGGCGGCCAGCGCTTCGGCGAGATGGAAGTGTGGGCGCTGGAAGCCTACGGCGCGGCGCACACCCTGCAGGAAATGCTGACCATCAAGTCCGACGACATCGACGGGCGCGACGCCGCGTACCAGAGCATCGTCAAGGGCGAGGAAGTCTCGGGCAGCACCATCCCCGAAAGCTTCAAGGTGCTGGTCAAGGAGCTTCACTCGCTGGGCCTGGACGTGGAAGTGCTGGACGCCGGAGACCGCCCCGTGGACATCTTCGAAGGAATGATGCCCAAGCGCTGA